The following proteins are encoded in a genomic region of Sebastes fasciatus isolate fSebFas1 chromosome 14, fSebFas1.pri, whole genome shotgun sequence:
- the LOC141782566 gene encoding nectin-3-like: MYYKSTHGSTTMLLLVPTLIFLSAVTEGLQVIGGNTTVVQGGTAILPCKLIDTTEPLSQISWRKKPNPDNFYIILSTGSKSVNGEDLRFEFIGNFSDNNGSMQLSDVKLTDEGTYECIFTRFPSGNVQTDVLLNLLVPPVTSLKDNLPTLGDEEVSLVTCVAAGSKPRAEVKWITGTLAGKVRATTNSTQHANGTTTTVSSLFGVPTREINHHVVQCVVTSAAMSKEESRPFTIQIYFPPVELNITKRSELSFECVTEANPKANINWSRDGQSLPQPGVSADGATLQFVSMTSDLNGLYQCEASNLYGKQRSSIYVYVTSGACSVCWTLFSILLILMIAFVVAAVFYFYKPGIFPWINYPRGERYGPPVEARGVGEDL, translated from the exons ATGTACTATAAGAGCACCCATGGGAGCACCACGATGCTTTTATTGGTTCCGACGTTGATCTTCTTGAGCGCAGTTACAGAAG GTCTCCAGGTGATTGGAGGAAACACAACCGTGGTGCAAGGAGGGACCGCGATCCTACCATGCAAACTTATCGACACCACGGAGCCCCTCAGCCAGATCTCATGGCGGAAGAAACCTAACCCTGACAATTTCTATATCATCTTATCAACTGGGTCGAAATCTGTCAACGGAGAAGATCTTCGCTTTGAATTCATTGGGAATTTCAGTGACAACAATGGATCTATGCAGTTATCCGATGTCAAACTGACGGATGAAGGCACCTACGAGTGCATCTTCACTCGGTTTCCCAGCGGAAATGTCCAGACAGACGTACTTCTAAACTTGCTCG TGCCGCCAGTCACGAGCCTGAAGGATAACCTTCCTACTTTGGGTGATGAAGAGGTTTCCCTCGTTACCTGCGTGGCTGCTGGTTCCAAGCCTCGTGCAGAGGTGAAGTGGATCACTGGTACTCTGGCAGGAAAAGTGAGGGCAACTACCAACTCCACCCAGCATGCCAACGGCACGACTACCACAGTCAGCTCGCTGTTTGGAGTACCTACCAGAGAAATCAACCACCATGTGGTCCAGTGTGTCGTCACCAGTGCAGCCATGTCGAAAGAAGAAAGCCGTCCCTTCACCATACAGATCTACT TCCCACCCGTTGAACTGAACATCACTAAAAGATCCGAGCTCTCATTTGAATGTGTGACGGAGGCCAACCCAAAAGCAAATATCAACTGGAGCAG AGACGGCCAGTCGTTGCCTCAGCCTGGTGTCAGCGCAGACGGTGCAACGCTACAGTTTGTGagcatgacctctgacctgaatgGTCTCTACCAGTGTGAAGCATCTAACCTATATGGAAAACAACGCAGTTCCATCTATGTGTACGTGACTTCAG GAGCCtgcagtgtttgttggaccttaTTTAGTATTTTGCTTATCCTGATGATTGCCTTTGTCGTCGCTGCAGTGTTCTACTTTTATAAACCCGGGATATTTCCATG GATAAACTACCCACGTGGAGAGAGGTACGGTCCACCTGTAGAAGCTCGAGGAGTAGGAGAAGACCTATAG